A DNA window from Bradyrhizobium sp. CCBAU 53421 contains the following coding sequences:
- a CDS encoding bifunctional 5,10-methylenetetrahydrofolate dehydrogenase/5,10-methenyltetrahydrofolate cyclohydrolase has translation MTANILDGHAHAQIVIDKVANDLDRLPRAPGLTVVLVGCDPASQIYVQSKVRMAERLGLRGEVERLPDDASEADLLARIEVLNARDDIDGILIQLPLPTHIDALRVMAAVDPAKDVDGLHALNAGRLFHGDDALVPCTPLGCLRLIKAIRPDLTGAHAVVIGSSNIVGKPMAALLLQEQATVTQTHIHTRGISNICRQADILVSAVGKAGLVRGDWIKPQAIVIDVGTTRVEKPDGGYAVCGDVFFDEAVQVAGAITPVPRGVGPMTIACLMENTVKAAKARAARLQ, from the coding sequence ATGACGGCGAACATTCTTGACGGGCATGCACATGCCCAAATTGTCATCGACAAGGTTGCGAACGATCTGGACCGGCTGCCCCGCGCGCCCGGGCTCACAGTCGTGCTGGTCGGCTGTGACCCGGCGAGCCAGATCTATGTGCAGAGCAAGGTCAGAATGGCCGAGCGGCTTGGCCTGCGCGGCGAGGTTGAACGGCTGCCGGATGACGCCAGTGAGGCCGATCTGCTTGCCAGGATCGAGGTGCTCAACGCGCGCGACGATATCGACGGAATCCTGATCCAGCTGCCGCTGCCGACGCATATCGACGCCTTGCGCGTGATGGCGGCGGTCGATCCGGCGAAGGATGTCGACGGCCTACACGCGCTCAACGCCGGCCGGCTGTTTCACGGCGACGATGCCCTGGTGCCGTGCACGCCGCTCGGCTGTCTCAGGCTGATCAAGGCGATCCGGCCCGATCTCACCGGCGCGCATGCCGTGGTGATCGGCAGCTCCAACATCGTGGGCAAGCCGATGGCCGCACTACTGCTGCAGGAGCAGGCGACCGTGACACAGACCCACATCCACACCCGCGGCATCAGCAACATCTGCCGCCAGGCCGATATCCTGGTCAGCGCGGTGGGCAAGGCCGGCCTCGTGCGCGGCGACTGGATCAAGCCGCAGGCCATCGTCATCGACGTCGGCACCACGCGCGTCGAGAAGCCGGACGGCGGCTACGCGGTGTGCGGCGATGTCTTCTTCGACGAGGCGGTGCAGGTTGCCGGCGCGATCACGCCGGTGCCGCGCGGCGTCGGCCCGATGACGATCGCCTGCCTGATGGAGAACACCGTGAAGGCCGCGAAGGCGAGGGCCGCGCGGCTGCAATAA